From the Marivivens sp. LCG002 genome, the window TTATGGAACCTCGCACCTTGCCCTCAAGCGACGGGCACGTCTGCAAACGGGGGAAACGCTGCTCGTTCTGGGCGCTGCAGGCGGTGTGGGTCTCACTGCGGTTGAAATCGGCAAGCTCATGGGGGCGCGTGTCATCGCAGTGGCCAGAGGTGCGGAAAAGCTCGAGATTGCACGCCAAGCAGGCGCTGACATTCTGATCGACGCGGGCGCCGATCTCGCCCAAGAGTTACGCAATCTCGGCGGCGTCGATGTGGTTTATGATGCCGTCGGTGGGGATGCCTTCAAACAGGTACTCAAAGCCTGTAACCGCGAAGCGCGCTATCTCGTTATCGGTTTTGCAAGTGGCGAGGTCCCGCAAATCCCTGCAAACCATTTGCTGGTGAAGAACATCGATGTGATCGGGTTCTACTGGGGTGGATACCTCAAATTCGCGCCCGATGCTCTCTTTGACTCGCTCGCCGAATTGATGGACTGGCACGCAAAAGGCCAGCTCAAGCCGCATATCAGCCATGTTATCCCGCTGGATCGCGCTGAAGAGGCGCTCGAGCTCCTTCGGTCGCGTCGATCCACGGGCAAAGTCGTGGTCAAACCCTAGCCCGCATCGAAAGCGTCCCGCACCATTCCGGCCAGTTCCAGAACCGGCAGACGCTCTTCGTCTCGCCTCAGATACATGTGAATGCCGAGGCTCGACAGGGTCGGAAGGGCGCCGCCGTGGTCGATGATCTCGAAATAGGGCGGACAGGTGCCTTCGAGCAGAGCATGCACCGCAAGATCGGCACTGACCGCCGCTTCAACGCTGCGCGAGGACTCAGCATCCACCGACAAGTCCCATGGAATACCCGCTGCATCGAGCCTACGCACGATTTCCGGTCGAAACATGCAGCGGGTCTCGAATGCCATCGGCAAAGGCCGTTTGCGCCACGCTGTCCCGTTCGGAGCCCCGACCCAGATCAAGGGCTTTTCCGCAAGCGGCTCTGCGCCGTTATCGGGCTCTGGCTCTGTCGTCAGGATCAGATCGATCTCCCCCTTGGCGTATTGCTCCTTCAACGTCCGTGTAAACGACGACAGAAGCTGCACCTTCATCCGGGGAAAAGCAGCACTGAAGGCGCGGAGCACCTCGGGAATTGTCGGATAGACGATGTCGTGCGGCACCCCGAGAATGATCTCGCCTTCATATTCGGTGGCAAGCAGGCGACCGAGCACCTCGTCATTCAGTGACAGCATCTTGCGTGCGTAGCCCGCCAGTTGGTGTCCAGAGGCGGTCAGCTCGACAGAACGCCCGTTTTTCTCGATCAGGGTCAGCCCGAGACTGTCTTCCAGACGCTTGATCTGCATCGATACGGCGGACTGGGTCAGATGCACGCGATTTGCGGCTTTGGTCACCCCTCCGGTGTCCGAGATCGCGACCAGTGAACGAAGCGCTGTTAGATCAAGGTTTCTCAACATATCAAGTTCTGTGATCTGAGGTTTAATTATATCTCATTTCATTATTCATCCAGGACGTGTGAGTTTCAAGACATTCCTAATTCAGACATGAAAGGCACAGTCGGATGGCACTTCTCGAAATCATACCCGCCCACTTCTCGTTCCGCCGCGCAATCGCGCTTTACATGCAACGTCGTGCGCTCAGGACTTTACCCGATGAGCGCTTGCGCGACATTGGTCGCAGCCGTTCCGAGGTAGAGCGCGAGGCCAAACGGCCCGTTTGGGATGCTCCCGAGCACTGGTATTCCTCCTAAGTCACAGTTTCGTGCGAAAAGTAGTGTTTCTGGCCTTCAACCACTTGAAACGGCAAATCAACTTGCCAATATTTGAGCCAAGGGTCCCGCGCAGCCACGCGGTCCGCTCACTTGTTCAACCATGGAGGAAATCAATGGCTGACTTTCGCACGATGCGCGCTGCGAGCGGTGTTCGCACAGCTGCCATCGACGCGGGCCTTCGCGCCCACATGAATAAAGTCTACGGCACCATGTCGATCGGCATGTTGCTCACCTTTGCAGTAGCTTGGGCCGTCGGCTCGAACCCTGCACTTCTGTCGATCTTCCGCGATCCTATGACGCTCAAGCCGAATATCCTCGGCTACATCGTCATGTTCGCACCGCTCGGCATGGTGTTCGGTTTTGGCGCTGCGATCAACCGTCTCTCGGCCGCTGGCGCACAGTTGTTCTTCTGGACCTTCGCAGCCGTCATGGGCCTGTCGATGTCTTGGATCTTCGTGGCCTTCACCGGCTTCTCGATCGCGAACGTGTTCCTCGTGACCTCGATCGCATTCGCAAGCCTCTCGCTCTACGGCTATACCACGAAGAAAGACATTTCGGGCTGGGGTTCGTTCCTGATCATGGGCGTTGTCGGCATCCTGATCGCCTCGCTCATCAACATCTTTGTCGGCTCGGCCGCGATCCACTTTGCGATCACGATCCTTGGCGTTCTGATCTTTGCGGGCCTGACCGCATATGACACCCAGAACATCAAGAACACCTATGTTGCGCATGCCGCACATGGGGATCAGGAGTGGCTTGGCAAGGCCGCCATCATGGGCGCGCTGAACCTCTATCTCGACTTTATCAACATGTTCATGTTCCTGCTCCAGCTTTTGGGCAATCGCGAATAAGAACGGTTGAAACCGATTGAATTGCCCCGCCAAGGCTCTGCTTTGGCGGGGTTTTCTTTTGCCGACTGTTTCACCGATAAAGAACAAAACGTCACATGATAGCGGTAACGGCTTTTCCCGAAACGCGCCGCATGCTACCCCAACGGAAATTCACCGCACGAGTGGCATATGTTGGACCTTGTGATCTTTGACTGTGATGGCGTCCTTGTGGACAGCGAAATTCTCAGTGCCGATACTCTCATTCATGAATTAAAGCTGATCAGCATTGAAATCGACCGCGATTACGTGCGCACGCATTGCCTTGGCCGCAGCTTCCCTACGGTCGCAAAATCGCTGGCCAAGAACTTCGACACGGTTCTGCCTGCGGACTTCGAACAGCGATATCGGGCCAACCTTCTTGCTCGGTTCGAGACAGAGCTTCGCGTGACCGATGGGATATTCGACGCGATCAAGGCGACACAGGCTGCGGGTTTGAAGACCTGCGTGGCCACCTCTTCAAGCCCGCCTCGGGTTGCACGCACTCTGGGTGTGACAGGTCTTGCGCCCTTTTTCGGGGCAAACGTCTTTACGGCAAGTCAGGTAGAGCACGGCAAACCCGCCCCTGATCTCTTTCTCTTTGCCGCCAAGCAAATGGGTGCCCTGCCCTCCCGCACACTGGTGATCGAAGACAGCCTGCCCGGTCTTGAAGCAGGTTCGGCCGCGCAAATGCACGTGCTTGCCTATGCAGGCGCCAGTCACCTCAAGGGACTACGCCTTGCTCAACCATCGCATGTCAGATCCTTTGACAAATGGGAGGATTTCCCGCACCTGTTAAACGAATTCTCGAACGGGGACCACGCGTGAGCAACGGACGTTTTACACCTGAAACCACAAGGCTTGATGACGCCGCGCGCGCGGGTTGGCTCTATTATGTCGCCGGCAATACGCAGGACGAAATCGCTCGCAAGCTCGGGGTTTCGCGGCAATCGGCCCAACGTTTGGTCGCCATGGCGGTGAGCGAAAAGCTCGTAAAGGTGCGTCTCGATCACCCGATCGGTCGATGCATGGACCTTGCCGGCGCGCTCAAAGAGACGTTCGGGCTCCAATATTGCGAGGTCGTGCCCTCTGATCCGGATGCACCCAACCTCACCACAGGCGTAGCCATTGCCGCCGCAGCAGAGCTGGAACGGGCACTAAAAACCGACGAAGAGCGGATCATCGCCATGGGCACAGGCCGTGCACTCAAATCGACGGTGGAGCAACTTCCGCGGATGAACTGCCCCCAGCACCGGATCGTCTCTCGTCTTGGAAACATGATGAGTGACGGATCGGCGACCCCTTACAACGCTACGATCCAGTTGGCCGAACGTATCGGCGCGAAACAATATCCCTATCCGCTTCCTGTTCTCGCACAGACGAGCGACGAGGTTCAGGTGCTCCACGCCCAAGAGTCCATGCGCAACACGCTTTCGCTTTGCGCACGAGCAGATCTCACACTCGTCGGTATCGGCAACATCGGAGCAACCGCGCCCGTCTATCAGGACGGCTTCCTAAGCGAAAAAGAACTCACCGAACTCGAAGCACGCGGCGCGGCGGGCGAGATCACGAGCTGGATTTACGACGACAACGGCGAATTGATGGATTGCAATTTCAACAGCCGCGTGGCCTCTGCGCGGCTGAACGCGGCAGGGGATCGGCGCATGATTGCGGTTGCCGTAGGCAAGCAAAAAGCACGCGCGATTCTGGCAGCTTTGCGCGGAAAACTGGTCAACGGATTGATCACCGCAGAGCTTACCGCACAGACGATTCTCGAACTGAACGAGGCACGGAATCGAGGCTAACTTCCTCCCGAACACCCAATTGCTGCGCCGCAGCACAAGCAAAGGCCCGACGAAAATGTCGGGCCTTTTGGTTTTTGAATCTAAACAACCAATTGCAAAACAATAACTTTTCTGGATGACGCAGCGCAGCGGAGGACAGGGATTGACAACTTTGCGCAGCTATAGTGAATATATGCCCACTGACTTAGCAATTGCCCACAAACGGGCAAATGGGAGGAAACCATGAAAAAGACAGTTCGCGCTCTTCTGGGCGCATCCGCTCTGTGCTCGGTAGCTCTTGCTGCCAACGCCGAGACACTGACCATTGCCACCGTGAACAACGGCGACATGATCCGCATGCAGGGCCTGACCGAAGATTTCACCGCAAAGACCGGCCACACCGTCGAGTGGGTTACGCTTGAAGAAAACGTTCTGCGTCAGCGCGTCACCACCGACATCTCGACCAAGGGCGGCGCTTTCGACATCATGACCATCGGCATGTATGAAACGCCGATCTGGGGCGCAAACGGCTGGCTCGTCCCGCTGGATGATCTCTCCGAGGAATACAACGTCGCAGACATCCTGCCCGCTATGGCTGGCGGCCTGTCGCACGAAGGCACCCTCTATGCCGCACCGTTCTACGGTGAATCGTCGATGATCATGTATCGCACCGACCTGATGGAAAAAGCCGGCCTCGAAATGCCCGCCGCTCCGACCTGGTCCTTCATTCGTGAAGCAGCGGCTGCAATGACCGACCGCGAAAACGAAATCAACGGCATCTGCCTTCGCGGCAAAGCCGGTTGGGGTGAAGGTGGTGCTTTCATCACCGCGATGTCCAACTCGTTCGGCGCACGCTGGTTCGACATGGAGTGGAACGCCCAGTTCGACACCAAGCCGTGGAAAGACACCCTCGAGTTCTTCGTCGGCATGATGAACGAATCCGGCCCCGCAGGCTATGCCACCAACGGCTTCAACGAGAACCTCTCGCTGTTCCAGCAGGGCAAGTGCGGCATGTGGATCGACGCCACCGTTGCAGCGTCCTTCGTGACCAACCCCAACGACTCGACCGTTGCTGACTCCGTCGGCTTTGCTCTTGCACCCGACAACGGTCTTGGCAAGCGTTCGAACTGGCTCTGGGCATGGGCACTCGCCATCCCCGCAGGCACCCAGAAAGAAGCTGCTGCCAAGCAGTTCATCGAATGGGCAACCTCGACCGACTACATCGAACTCGTTGCTTCGAAAGAAGGTTGGGCAAACGTTCCCCCGGGTGCACGCACCTCGCTCTACGAGAACCCCGAATACATGAAGGTTCCGTTCGCGCAGATGACCCTCGACTCGATCCTTTCGGCTAACCCGAACGACTCGACCGTTGAGCCCTCGCCCTACGTCGGCGTTCAGTTCGCAGCAATTCCCGAATTCGCTGGCATTGCCACCGAAGTCAGCCAGGAATTCTCGGCCGTCTACGCCGGTCAGCAGTCGATTGATGAAGCTCTTGCCAAGGCACAGGCCATCACCAACGACGCAATGGAAGCTGCCGGTTACCGCTAAGCTCCTCCCGATCAAAGGGCGGCCCCAGGGTCGCCCTTTGGCACCACTGCATTTTGCTCCAAAAAATCGCTCAATTTGTTAGGGTGGTGTCTCCGCTGCCAACAGAGGAATTGCGTCCATGGCAACACAACACTCCAGATCAGCAGCGCGCATCATGATGGCCCCCGCCGTCGTTTTGCTTTTGGGATGGATGCTCGTCCCGCTGATCATGACCCTTTACTTTTCGTTCAAGAAGTATCTGCCGCTTCGTGGCGGCGACCTTGGATGGGTCGGCTTCGACAACTACGTCAGCTTCGTCACCAGCAGTTCCTTCTGGCCGAGCGTTTACACCACTTTGATCATCGTCGGCGGCGTTCTTGCCATCACGGTTGTTTTGGGTGTGCTCCTCGCCTTGCTTCTCGACCGCCCGATGTGGGGCCAAGGGATCGTGCGTATCCTTGTGATTGCGCCGTTCTTTGTGATGCCGACCGTTTCGGCGCTAGTCTGGAAGAACATGTTCATGGACCCGATCAACGGTCTCTTCGCGCACCTCTGGAAGGCTTTCGGCGCACAGCCCGTCGAATGGATGTCCCAGGCCTCGCTGACCTCGATCATCATCATTGTCAGCTGGCAATGGCTCCCCTTTGCGACGCTGATCCTTCTGACCGCGATCCAGTCGCTTGACGGCGAGCAGCTCGAGGCTTCTGAGATGGATGGCGCGCCTGCGCTCAAGCGATTCTGGTATATCATCCTTCCGCATCTGAGCCGCGCGATCACCGTCGTGATCCTGATCCAGACGATTTTCCTTCTGTCGGTCTTTGCGGAGATTTTCGTGACCACCGGCGGTGCATTCGGCACCAAGACACTCTCCTACCTGATCTTCCAGCGTGTTCTGGAGAGCCAGAACATCGGCCTTGGATCTGCGGGCGGCGTCTATGCCATCATCCTTGCCAACATCGTTGCGATCTTCCTGATGCGCATCGTCGGCAAAAATCTCGATAACTAAGGGGGAACGATCATGGCTCGCGCTGTTACCAACCGCACCAAAGCGATCAACACCGCCCTCGCATGGGCTGTCGGTCTCCTGATCTTTTTCCCGATCCTGTGGACCATTCTCACCAGCTTCAAGACCGAGGGCGAGGCGATCGCCTCCCCCCCCGTCTTTCTCTTCTTTGACTGGACGCTGGAGAATTATTCCATCGTTCAGGAACGCTCGGACTACATGCGCTTTTTGACCAACTCGGTGATCATCGCCTGTGGTTCCACTCTCTTGGGGATCATCATCGCGGTTCCCGCCGCGTGGTCGATGGCCTTCGTGCCGTCCAAGCGCACCAAGGACATCCTGATGTGGATGCTCTCGACCAAGATGCTTCCGGCAGTGGGCGTTCTCTACCCGATCTATCTGATGTTCATCAAACTCGGCCTTCTCGACAGCCGCCTCGGCCTTGTGGTCGTCCTGATGCTCATCAACCTGCCGATCATCATCTGGATGCTCTACACCTACTTCAAGGAAATCCCCGGCGAGATCCTCGAAGCGGCCCGTATGGACGGAGCGTCCTTGCGCGAAGAGATCATCTATATCCTCACTCCGATGGCCGTGCCCGGCATTGCTTCGACAATCCTGCTCAACATCATTCTGGCATGGAACGAAGCCTTCTGGACGCTCAATCTCACGGCCGCAAAGGCAGCTCCTCTGACCGCCTTTATCGCCAGCTACTCAAGCCCCGAGGGCCTCTTTTACGCCAAGCTCTCGGCCGCCTCGACGATGGCAATCGCTCCGATCCTCATCATGGGTTGGTTCAGCCAGAAACAACTTGTCCGCGGCCTCACCTTTGGCGCAGTGAAATAAGGAAAGACTGAAATGGGACGCATTACTCTTGATAAGGTGGCCAAGCGCTTCGGCGATGTAGAAGTCATCCCTCCCCTTGATCTGACTATCGAAGACGGCGAGTTCGTTGTCTTTGTCGGCCCTTCGGGTTGCGGTAAATCCACCCTTCTGCGGCTTATTGCGGGCCTTGAGGATGTCTCGGGCGGCCAGATCCGCATCGACAGCAAGGATGCAACCGATCTGCCCCCCGCCAAGCGCGGCCTTGCCATGGTGTTCCAGTCCTATGCGCTCTACCCGCATATGTCGGTGCGCAAGAACATCGCCTTCCCGCTCAAGATGGCAAAGATGGATCAGGCCGAGATCGAAAAGCGCGTCGAGAATGCCGCTTCGGTCCTGAACCTGACCAACTACCTTGACCGTCGTCCGGGCCAGCTTTCGGGCGGCCAGCGCCAGCGCGTCGCAATCGGCCGCGCGATCGTGCGCGAGCCTTCGGCCTTCCTCTTCGACGAACCGCTCTCGAACCTCGACGCGGCGCTTCGCGTCGGCATGCGCATGGAAATTTCCGAGCTTCACAAGAAACTCGCGACAACCATGATCTATGTGACCCACGATCAGGTCGAAGCCATGACCATGGCCGACAAGATCGTCGTTCTTCAGGCAGGTGTGATCGAACAGGTGGGTAGCCCGCTCGAACTCTACCGTGCGCCGCGCAACAAATTCGTTGCCGGCTTCATCGGCTCGCCCAAGATGAACTTTATCGAAGGGGAACTGGCCAAGAAGCACGGCGCAGAAACCATCGGTATCCGCCCCGAGCATATCGCTGCCTCTGCCACCGATGGTGCGTGGAAGGGCGTGGTCGGCGTCTCCGAGCACCTTGGATCGGACACCTTCCTCCACGTGCATGGAACAGGTCTTGCCGACACCATCACCGTGCGCGTGGGCGGCGAGTTCGACCTTCATCACGGCGACACGGTTTATCTGACGCCTGAAGAGGACAAGATCCACCGCTTCGACGCAAAAGGACTTCGCATCGAATGACCCGACTGAGCGGCAAAACGGCGCTGATCACAGGCGCGGCACGCGGGATCGGACTCGCCTTCGCCAAGGCCTATGTGGCCGAAGGCGCGCGGGTTGCGATTGCCGACATCAATCTCGAGGCGGCAGAGCGTGCCGCCGCCGAGATCGGCCAAGCGGCGATGGCTGTGCATTGTGATGTCACGAACAAGGCAAGCATCGAACAGGCCGTCGCCCAAGTCGAAAGCACCTTTGGCGGCATTGATATTCTCGTCAACAACGCCGCCCTCTTTACCGCCGCGCCGATCGTCGAGATTTCGGAAGCCGATTATCACAAGATCTTCGGCGTCAATGTCTACGGAACGCTTTTCATGCTTCAGGCTGTGGCCAAGAGCATGATCGCGCGCGGCAAGGGCGGGAAGATCATCAATATGGCGTCTCAGGCGGGTCGTCGCGGTGAAAGCCTTGTCGCGGTCTATTGTGCGACCAAGGCCGCCGTCATCAGCCTCACCCAATCTGCGGGCCTGAACCTAATCAAACACGGCATCAATGTGAATGCGATCGCACCGGGTGTGGTCGACGGTGAACATTGGGACGGCGTGGACAGCTTTTTCGCAAAATACGAAGGCCTCGCCCCCGGCGAGAAGAAACTACAGGTGGGACTCTCGGTGCCCTACGGCCGTATGGGCCGCCCCGAGGATCTCACTGGAATGGCAATTTTCCTAGCAAGCAAAGACGCCGATTACGTGGTCGCCCAGACCTATAACGTGGACGGCGGGAATTGGATGAGCTGATGGCACAGAAACTGAACTCTGCCCTTTTGGACAAACTCCCCGAAACCATCGGTGTGCCGACCTATGATCGTAGCGCTCTGACGGCGTCGATCCTCCATGTCGGGGTCGGAAACTTCCATCGCGCCCATATGGCTGTCTATCTCGACAAGCTCTTTGCCCTTGGCGAAAGCCATGATTGGGCCATCTGCGGCGCAGGCGTGCGCGGCGGGGATGCAGTGATGCGCGAACGCCTGATGGAGCAGGATCTGTTGACCACTGTGGTCGAACTTGACCCCTCTGGCCTCACGGCGCGCGTCACGGGTTCGATGACCGAATTCCTGCCAGTCGATCCGAACGCGCTCATCGAGCGCATGGCCTCTCCCGTGACAAAGATCGTCTCAACGACGATCACCGAAGGCGGTTATTACGTAAACGCTCTCACCAACGGATTTGATGCGGCACATCCCGATATGGTCGCGGATGCTGCACATGCGGACGCCCCCAAAACCGTTTTCGGGATGGTGATCAAAGCGCTGCGCCTTCGTCGGAATAACGGGCTCGAACCGTTTACCTTCATGTCCTGCGACAACCTTCCTGAAAACGGGCATGTAGCGAAACAGACGGTTGTCGGCCTCGCCCGCTTGTCGGACCCCGCTTTCGCGGACTGGATCGCTGCGAATGTCGCTTTCCCCAATTCCATGGTGGACTGCATCACGCCCGCAACTTCGGACCGCGAACGCGAGATGGTCAAAGACAAATTCGGGATCGTCGATACGGCGCCCGTCGCCTGCGAGCCGTTCCGTCAATGGGTGCTTGAAGACAACTTCCCGACGGGCCGCCCTGCCCTTGAAAAGGTCGGTGCCGAATTCGTCGCGGATGTCGCGAAATACGAGCTTATGAAGCTACGCATTCTCAATGGTGGCCACGCCGCGATTGCCTATCCATCCGCCCTCATCGGTCATCACTTTGTGCACGACGCGATGGCGGACCCGCTGATCCGCGATTGGCTCGACACGCTGGAGCGCCGCGAAATCATGCCGACGCTCGAACCGATCGAGGGCGTCGATTATGATGCCTATCGCGAAAAGATCATCGAGCGCTTCTCGAACCCAGAGGTAGGCGACACGATTCCGCGCCTTTGCCTTGACGGCTCGAACCGCCAGCCGAAGTTCATTCTCCCCACGGCACGCGATGCGCTGGCCAAGGGGCTCGCCGTCGAGGGTCTTGCTCTCGAAGTTGCGCTCTGGTGCCGCTATTGCGCAGGCACCGACGAGGCAGGCAATGCAATTGCGCCGAATGACGACAATCACGAAGAACTCAAGCGTCGCGCCCTTGAAGCCAAAGAGCGCCCGAGCGCCTTCCTTGAGAACAAGTCGGTTTTCGGTGACCTTGCCGAAAACACGGTCTTTGCCGATGCCTTTGCCGAAAAGATCACCGCGCTTTGGGCGGATGGTGTGAAAAAGGTCCTCTCCGACTATATCGGAGCCTAAATCAAAAAGGCGGCCCACAAGGCCGCCTTTTCCGTTCTGGGACAGTTACTTACTGAACCAAAGACAAAAGCGTTTCGATGCGTTCTCGACCCAGTTCCACGCGGCAGGAGGCAATTCCGATGCCCGTGCCCGAACCACCGCCGAATGTTGCTCCGACATAGTCGCAATGACTATCCCTGAAAGCCAACCAAGCCGCTTGCGACGCTTCGAGCGCTGGGGCCGCCTCTTCTCGTTCAGTGGCATCATCAAGTGCCTTGGCGGACTCCATCGCAAAACCAAGCGCGACCTCGAGCGTTTGATCCACAGTGGCCAACATCTCGTTCACGCAGGCCCCGATCTCGACTTGGCTGGACGCATTCATGCTGCATTCGAACGAGGCGTCGGCCAGCACCGCCGTTGGCCCGACCATGCATCCGGCGACAAAACCCAAAAGACCCTTACGCATCGCATAACCCTTTCAAAACTCTACGCAGTCCAGTCTATCCTGCGCGGAAAGGTTTCATAGTCATAGAAATGCTTTCCCATCGCAAAAAATTTGGGACAGACTTCCACACGCGTATCGGTTTGATTGGAGTGCCCATGTCCCTCGTCTCTGTCCAAAAGACTTCGATTATGATCATGTGCTGCCTTGCTTCATCCGTATCGGCAGCAAGCTTTGATTGCGGCAAAGCTTCGACACCCACCGAAACGACGATCTGTTACGATGCCGAACTCTCTGCGATGGACGATCTTATGGGGGAAACCTACAAACGTTCGTTCGAGACCGCCGGATGGATGACAGGGACCCAGATCAAGGAAAGCCAGAAAGAATGGCTCTCCTTGCGGAACGCCTGTGGTGATGATCCCGACTGCATCTATGGCGCTTATGCCGACAGGATCAGCGCGCTTGCCGAAAGCGTCGCCAAATTCGATGCACAGACCTCTGAAACCTCTTTCATCTATTTGGGTGAGCCGACCGGCGGAACCTGTAGCGAAGGCACCCTCAGCGACTTTGGACAATGCGTCGAATTCTTCCCGGGCGGTGCAAGCTTTCGAGGTTTCGGCACTTTGGGGAAAATGGCCTTTTCCTATTTCTACGTTGGAGCGAACGGGCACATGTGCTCTGCCAGTGGCGTCGCCCGAAAGAACGGAACCACTTGGGACTATGTCGATGCGGACTCGGCCTGTCGCCTCTCGATAGAAATCGGTGCGGACGGCATCGCGCTCAACCCGACAGAAGACTGTAATTATTACTGTGGAATGCGCGCGCAGGGCGCAATGAGCGAAGTCATCAAGTTCTAGACAGGGCGGCCCGCCCTTTGGAGGGAGCGGCACACACCGAAAGTCGGGAACCATGGTGCGGGCGGTGGGACTCGAACCCACACGGGGCTACGCCCCAACAGATTTTAAGTCTGGTATGTCTACCATTCCATCACG encodes:
- a CDS encoding L-iditol 2-dehydrogenase, with translation MTRLSGKTALITGAARGIGLAFAKAYVAEGARVAIADINLEAAERAAAEIGQAAMAVHCDVTNKASIEQAVAQVESTFGGIDILVNNAALFTAAPIVEISEADYHKIFGVNVYGTLFMLQAVAKSMIARGKGGKIINMASQAGRRGESLVAVYCATKAAVISLTQSAGLNLIKHGINVNAIAPGVVDGEHWDGVDSFFAKYEGLAPGEKKLQVGLSVPYGRMGRPEDLTGMAIFLASKDADYVVAQTYNVDGGNWMS
- a CDS encoding mannitol dehydrogenase family protein → MAQKLNSALLDKLPETIGVPTYDRSALTASILHVGVGNFHRAHMAVYLDKLFALGESHDWAICGAGVRGGDAVMRERLMEQDLLTTVVELDPSGLTARVTGSMTEFLPVDPNALIERMASPVTKIVSTTITEGGYYVNALTNGFDAAHPDMVADAAHADAPKTVFGMVIKALRLRRNNGLEPFTFMSCDNLPENGHVAKQTVVGLARLSDPAFADWIAANVAFPNSMVDCITPATSDREREMVKDKFGIVDTAPVACEPFRQWVLEDNFPTGRPALEKVGAEFVADVAKYELMKLRILNGGHAAIAYPSALIGHHFVHDAMADPLIRDWLDTLERREIMPTLEPIEGVDYDAYREKIIERFSNPEVGDTIPRLCLDGSNRQPKFILPTARDALAKGLAVEGLALEVALWCRYCAGTDEAGNAIAPNDDNHEELKRRALEAKERPSAFLENKSVFGDLAENTVFADAFAEKITALWADGVKKVLSDYIGA
- a CDS encoding lysozyme inhibitor LprI family protein, producing the protein MRKGLLGFVAGCMVGPTAVLADASFECSMNASSQVEIGACVNEMLATVDQTLEVALGFAMESAKALDDATEREEAAPALEASQAAWLAFRDSHCDYVGATFGGGSGTGIGIASCRVELGRERIETLLSLVQ
- a CDS encoding lysozyme inhibitor LprI family protein, producing MSLVSVQKTSIMIMCCLASSVSAASFDCGKASTPTETTICYDAELSAMDDLMGETYKRSFETAGWMTGTQIKESQKEWLSLRNACGDDPDCIYGAYADRISALAESVAKFDAQTSETSFIYLGEPTGGTCSEGTLSDFGQCVEFFPGGASFRGFGTLGKMAFSYFYVGANGHMCSASGVARKNGTTWDYVDADSACRLSIEIGADGIALNPTEDCNYYCGMRAQGAMSEVIKF